From one Dermacentor andersoni chromosome 1, qqDerAnde1_hic_scaffold, whole genome shotgun sequence genomic stretch:
- the galla-2 gene encoding cytosolic iron-sulfur assembly component 2B, which yields MARGDSLDNIAPSTYEKAKDRVTTADELNDEIEDEIDSREIFDHIRSINDPEHPLTLEELNVVDEKNITVDLDKSAVDVAFRPTIPHCSMATLIGLAIRVKLLRSLPPVFKLDVRILPGTHVSESAINKQLDDKERVAAALENSHLLQVVNRCLLMH from the exons ATGGCCCGCGGCGACAGTTTGGATAATATTGCTCCGTCAACCTACGAAAAGGCAAAGGACAGGGTGACAACAGCTGACGAACTCAACGATGAAATTGAAGATGAAATTGACTCGCGGGAGATTTTCG ATCATATACGGTCGATCAATGATCCTGAACATCCTCTCACTTTGGAAGAATTGAATGTGGTTGATGAAAAGAACATTACG GTGGACCTGGACAAGTCTGCAGTTGATGTGGCCTTTCGCCCAACAATACCGCACTGCAGCATGGCAACACTAATTGGGCTTGCCATCAGAGTAAAGCTGCTTCGTAGCTTGCCACCTGTATTCAAATTGGATGTTCGTATTCTTCCTGGCACTCATGTGTCAGAATCGGCAA TCAACAAGCAGTTGGATGACAAAGAGCGAGTTGCTGCTGCATTAGAGAACTCGCACCTTCTACAGGTTGTTAACAGATGTCTTCTTATGCATTGA